The Rhizobium leguminosarum genome includes a region encoding these proteins:
- a CDS encoding TetR family transcriptional regulator, which produces MPRRRTLSDEQLLAMVLALIHAEGPDAATFAAVAKASGLSGSTLVQRFATKAAMLRAALLYAWDRLDAETARLAETVPKTPEGAITLLVGLSQDYGDNAAAYGEGLLVLREDFRDPVLRARGAAWGTALMAAIARCFGSAKAPETIARLMLSQWQGSLIWWGFGAEGPVAAYVETELRRFLAAVSVHSA; this is translated from the coding sequence ATGCCGCGTCGCCGCACACTGTCCGATGAACAGCTTCTCGCCATGGTGTTGGCGCTGATCCACGCCGAGGGGCCGGATGCGGCGACCTTTGCGGCAGTAGCGAAAGCAAGCGGACTTTCCGGCTCGACGCTGGTGCAGCGTTTTGCCACGAAAGCGGCGATGCTGCGCGCCGCGCTGCTTTATGCTTGGGACCGGCTGGATGCGGAAACGGCGCGGCTTGCCGAGACCGTGCCGAAAACGCCGGAAGGCGCCATCACGCTGCTCGTCGGCCTGTCCCAGGATTACGGCGATAATGCGGCCGCCTATGGCGAGGGACTGCTGGTGCTTCGCGAGGATTTTCGCGATCCGGTGCTGCGCGCCCGAGGGGCGGCCTGGGGAACGGCGCTGATGGCGGCAATCGCTCGATGTTTCGGCTCGGCGAAGGCGCCGGAGACGATCGCTCGGCTGATGCTGTCGCAATGGCAGGGTTCGCTCATCTGGTGGGGTTTTGGCGCCGAGGGGCCGGTGGCCGCCTATGTGGAGACGGAGCTTCGGCGCTTCCTCGCCGCGGTATCTGTCCATTCAGCTTAG
- a CDS encoding SDR family oxidoreductase: protein MTANLREKVALVAGATRGAGRGIAVELGAAGATVYVTGRTTRAQQSEYARPETIEETAELVTSAGGKGIAVQVDHLVQQQVEALVARIREEAGRLDILVNDIWGCEKLFEWDKAVWEHSLDKGLRMLQLGIETHLITAHYALPLMIERPGGLLVEMTDGTAEYNATHYRLSPFYDLVKTGVTRMAWAHAQDLAKHGATAVSITPGWLRSEMMLDAYGVREENWREATKVQPHFAISETPRFVGRAVAAIAADPDRARWNGQSLSSGGVAKTYGFDDLDGSRPDCWRYMVEVQEPGRPADVTGYR, encoded by the coding sequence GTGACAGCGAACTTGCGGGAGAAAGTGGCCTTAGTGGCCGGTGCTACGCGCGGAGCCGGCCGAGGCATCGCGGTGGAACTTGGCGCTGCCGGCGCCACCGTCTACGTGACCGGGCGCACGACGCGCGCCCAGCAATCCGAATATGCCCGACCGGAGACGATCGAGGAGACGGCCGAGCTGGTGACATCAGCCGGTGGCAAGGGCATTGCCGTGCAGGTGGACCATCTCGTCCAGCAACAGGTCGAGGCGCTGGTCGCACGCATCCGCGAGGAGGCCGGACGACTCGATATTCTCGTCAACGACATCTGGGGCTGCGAGAAACTGTTCGAATGGGACAAGGCCGTCTGGGAGCATTCGCTGGACAAGGGCCTGCGCATGCTGCAGCTCGGCATCGAGACGCATCTGATCACCGCCCATTACGCCCTGCCGCTGATGATCGAGCGGCCCGGCGGGCTGCTGGTGGAGATGACCGACGGCACGGCCGAATACAATGCCACCCATTACCGGCTGTCGCCCTTTTACGACCTCGTCAAGACAGGCGTCACCCGCATGGCCTGGGCGCATGCGCAAGATCTGGCGAAACACGGCGCCACCGCCGTTTCGATCACGCCCGGCTGGCTGCGTTCCGAAATGATGCTGGATGCTTATGGTGTTCGCGAGGAGAACTGGCGCGAGGCGACGAAAGTACAGCCGCATTTCGCCATTTCCGAAACCCCGCGCTTCGTCGGCCGGGCCGTTGCGGCCATCGCCGCCGATCCCGACCGCGCCCGCTGGAACGGCCAGTCGCTGTCGAGCGGCGGAGTGGCCAAGACCTATGGCTTCGACGATCTCGACGGTTCGCGGCCGGATTGCTGGCGCTACATGGTGGAAGTGCAGGAGCCGGGCAGACCGGCTGACGTGACAGGTTATCGCTAA